The Candidatus Eisenbacteria bacterium genomic interval GAGCCCAGGGATGCCGTGGACTTGTTTCTTATTCTGAAGAATGAAGATGTCTGGAACCTCAGCGAGCTTGCCCAGAAGAAAGACCCTGGCTTCGACCTCTACTGGCTTGCAATCGCGATGCAAAAGACGGCAGATTTTCCTGATGAGATAGAGAAATGGCCCGTTGAAATGACGGTGGATATAGACGGCCGGGAGCTCAAAGATACGTTTTCGACTCTCTCAAGAAGAATGATGGAACGACTCGGAAAAAGCCCCTTGTAGCCCAACAGCACCCCCACCACAAAAAGCACTGCTCCGTGTTTCACTTCAGATCAATGCGTGGAATAGTGGCTATTACATCTCGAAGAACAAAAACTCATCTCGTCAGTATCATCTTCCTTGTGAACGTCCTCTCCCCAATCTTCAACTCGAAAAAGTAGATGCCAGAAGGAACATTCGCGCCTTTCTTGTCAATGCCGGCCCAGTCAACCCTATTCCTCCCGGCCTTCCCTTTACCATTCACGAGCTCAGCAATTTGCCTGCCCGCAACATCGTAAACTCTCAAGATCACGTGAGACTCTGTGGGCAGCGCATACTCTATTGTCGCGGTTCCACTGAATGGGTTGGGATAGCTCGTGAGGAACATCCTCTCCTCTACTGGCTTAACATGAACCTCCGGCTCAACCGAAGTGGGGTCTTGAAAGCCCGCAAGGTACCAACGTTCGTTGCCGGGCACAGCACCAAAGTCTCCACCGAAATAGACAGTCCCATTCGTGGAGTTACCCCGTTTCGGTGGACGG includes:
- a CDS encoding T9SS type A sorting domain-containing protein, with translation MPGNERWYLAGFQDPTSVEPEVHVKPVEERMFLTSYPNPFSGTATIEYALPTESHVILRVYDVAGRQIAELVNGKGKAGRNRVDWAGIDKKGANVPSGIYFFELKIGERTFTRKMILTR